One window from the genome of Saccopteryx leptura isolate mSacLep1 chromosome 8, mSacLep1_pri_phased_curated, whole genome shotgun sequence encodes:
- the LOC136379772 gene encoding ferritin, heavy subunit-like, with protein MASDDQDLISEECGIAVNHVASYELHVSDAYLSMACYYGEDVEAPLFASFFEDQAEVKREHAKQFIRYLKRRGGKICLPVIQRPNIDNWGTGVQALETALELENKLTKLLEDLKSVASADSATDLLRFMGKYLDKQKRNTNYLERQIMYHKSQEEKQAHEDVYKKPAEASGKKS; from the exons ATGGCGTCTGATGACCAGGACCTCATCTCTGAAGAATGCGGGATTGCTGTTAATCATGTGGCATCTTATGAGCTGCACGTCAGTGATGCTTATTTGTCTATG GCCTGTTACTATGGTGAAGACGTGGAAGCACCTCTCTTTGCCTCATTCTTCGAAGACCAAGCTGAGGTGAAGAGGGAACATGCAAAGCAGTTCATAAGATACCTGAAACGACGTGGGGGTAAGATCTGCCTTCCCGTGATTCAG AGACCTAATATAGATAATTGGGGAACTGGTGTACAAGCTTTAGAGACTGCTCTGGAGTTGGAGAACAAGTTAACCAAGCTGCTGGAAGACCTGAAGTCGGTGGCTTCTGCCGACAGTGCAACTGAT CTCTTACGCTTCATGGGAAAGTACCTGGATAAGCAGAAGAGGAACACAAACTATCTGGAACGCCAGATTATGTATCATAAGTCCCAGGAAGAAAAGCAGGCCCACGAAGACGTATATAAAAAGCCCGCTGAAGCGTCAGGTAAAAAGTCTTAA